A genomic stretch from Triplophysa dalaica isolate WHDGS20190420 chromosome 4, ASM1584641v1, whole genome shotgun sequence includes:
- the LOC130420053 gene encoding ADP/ATP translocase 2-like → MNETAISFAKDFLAGGIAAAISKTAVAPIERVKLLLQVQHASKQITPDKHYKGIIDCVVRIPKEQGFLSFWRGNLANVIRYFPTQALNFAFKDKYKKVFLDGVDKHTQFWRYFAGNLASGGAAGATSLCFVYPLDFARTRLAADVGKAGAGREFSGLGNCLAQIFKSDGLKGLYQGFNVSVQGIIIYRAAYFGVYDTAKGMLPDPKNTHIMVSWMIAQTVTAVAGLASYPFDTVRRRMMMQSGRKGADIMYSGTIDCWKKIAREEGGKAFFKGALSNVLRGMGGAFVLVLYDELKKVI, encoded by the exons ATGAACGAAACCGCGATATCGTTCGCAAAGGATTTCCTGGCCGGTGGAATCGCCGCCGCGATCTCTAAGACCGCCGTCGCTCCGATCGAGAGAGTCAAACTGCTGCTGCAG GTCCAGCACGCCAGCAAACAGATCACGCCGGACAAACACTACAAAGGTATTATTGACTGTGTAGTGCGCATTCCTAAGGAGCAGGGATTCCTGTCGTTCTGGAGAGGGAACTTGGCCAACGTCATCAGATATTTCCCCACACAGGCCCTCAACTTTGCTTTCAAGGACAAGTACAAGAAGGTGTTCCTGGACGGCGTTGACAAGCACACTCAGTTCTGGAGGTATTTCGCCGGTAACCTGGCCTCTGGTGGAGCGGCCGGAGCCACGTCTCTGTGTTTCGTCTACCCGCTGGACTTCGCCAGAACCCGTTTGGCTGCTGATGTTGGCAAAGCCGGTGCGGGGAGAGAGTTCTCGGGACTCGGCAACTGTTTAGCGCAGATCTTCAAGTCTGATGGTCTGAAGGGCTTGTATCAGGGCTTCAATGTGTCCGTGCAGGGCATCATTATCTACAGAGCGGCGTACTTCGGCGTCTATGACACGGCCAAAG gaaTGTTGCCTGACCCCAAAAACACGCACATCATGGTGAGCTGGATGATCGCTCAGACCGTCACTGCAGTCGCCGGTCTTGCATCTTATCCCTTTGACACGGTCCGTCGGCGTATGATGATGCAGTCTGGACGCAAAGGAG CTGACATCATGTACAGCGGCACGATCGACTGCTGGAAGAAGATCGCTCGTGAGGAAGGCGGGAAGGCTTTCTTCAAAGGTGCCTTGTCTAATGTGCTGCGAGGAATGGGTGGAGCCTTCGTTCTGGTTCTGTACGATGAGCTCAAGAAGGTCATTTAA
- the LOC130419284 gene encoding polymerase delta-interacting protein 2-like — MAACVLRQGLFSWVGKYSEKHTLNVYFNSRYHANRSLWQCSRCAAVNALQQRRFMSSRMRPEGKVLETVGVFETQKQHGSYETGQLFLHSVFGYRGVVLFPWPARLYDRDVSPTALETKSEPPGAHGSKEVKGKTHTYYQVLIDTRDCPHISQRSQTEAVTFLANHEDSRALYAIPGLDYVSQEDILPYNSTDQVPVQHELFERFLMHNPSKAPQFVPRDALRAWQDTNHRWLELSDVHRETTENIRVTVIPFHMGKREAQNSNVYWWRYCIRLENLGNEVVQLRERHWRIFSLSGTLETVRGRGVVGREPVLSKDQPAFQYSSHVSLQSPSGHMWGSYRLERPNGTFFDVRIPPFSLESKKDDTPNSFLPGPFTSLL, encoded by the exons atggCAGCCTGTGTCCTAAGACAGGGATTGTTTTCCTGGGTTGGTAAATACAGTGAAAAGCACacattaaatgtgtattttaacaGTAGATATCATGCAAACAGAAGTCTGTGGCAGTGCTCAAGATGTGCTGCTGTCAATGCATTACAGCAGAGACGCTTCATGTCCTCCCG GATGAGACCAGAGGGGAAAGTTCTGGAAACAGTAGGAGTATTTGAGACACAGAAACAGCATGGCAGTTATGAGACGGGACAG TTGTTCTTGCACAGTGTGTTTGGCTACAGAGGTGTAGTTCTCTTCCCCTGGCCCGCGCGACTTTATGACCGAGATGTCAGCCCCACTGCTCTTGAGAC CAAATCCGAACCTCCAGGAGCTCACGGGTCAAAGGAGGTGAAAGGCAAAACCCACACATACTATCAGGTCCTAATAGACACCAGAGACTGTCCGCATATA TCTCAGAGATCACAAACAGAAGCCGTCACGTTTCTGGCCAACCATGAGGACAGCAGGGCTCTCTATGCTATTCCAG GTCTGGATTATGTTAGTCAAGAAGATATCTTACCATATAACTCAACAGATCAGGTGCCTGTTCAGCACGAACTGTTTGAGAGATTCCTCATGCATAACCCATCTAAAG CGCCTCAGTTTGTGCCCAGAGACGCGCTCCGTGCATGGCAGGACACAAACCACCGATGGCTGGAATTGTCAGACGTTCACCGTGAGACCACAGAAAACATTCGAGTCACGGTCATCCCATTTCACATGGGCAAGCGG GAAGCACAGAATTCCAATGTTTACTGG TGGCGGTACTGTATTCGTCTGGAGAATCTTGGGAATGAGGTGGTACAGCTGAGAGAAAGACACTGGAGGATCTTCAGCCTGTCCGGTACATTAGAGACGGTCAGAGGCAGAGGAGTCGTGGGACGG GAGCCAGTGTTATCAAAAGATCAGCCTGCGTTCCAGTATAGCAGTCATGTGTCTTTGCAGTCCCCCAGCGGACACATGTG GGGCTCGTATCGTCTCGAGAGACCCAACGGGACATTCTTTGATGTGCGGATCCCTCCATTTTCTCTTGAGAGCAAGAAGGACGATACTCCCAACAGCTTTCTGCCGGGACCCTTCACCTCACTGCTTTAA
- the ebf2 gene encoding transcription factor COE2 yields MFGSHDHSDRSVIGSKSQSFEEMDAVRSWVRNVGVIDANIAAQSGVALSRAHFEKQPPSNLRKSNFFHYVLALYDRNGQPVEVERTAFVDFVEQDKEQTGEKTNNGTHYKLQLLYSNGVRTEQDLYARLIDSVTKQPITYEGQNKNPEMCRVLLTHEVMCSRCCEKKSCGNRNETPSDPVIIDRFFLKFFLKCNQNCLKTAGNPRDMRRFQVALTTTVSVDGPVLAISDNMFVHNNSKHGRRARRADAGEAVETNMEYATPCIKAISPSEGWTSGGAMVIVIGENFFDGLQVVFGSMLVWSELITPHAIRVQTPPRHIPGVVEVTLSYKSKQLCKGAPGRFIYTALNEPTIDYGFQRLQKVIPRHPGDPEKLAKEMLLKRAADVVESLYGNSPSNQDMLLKRAADIAEALYSVPRPHSQLQAMPSSPVHGSVMGLSSYPTQLAVSIGESMQSSGQGYNRNSNSLSPRGYQSASTPQHSTYGSSGGMGASYGAVPMSGLGIPGSPGFNSASPNSSPYAIMPSSPTVPGSSSSTTLLSFSSFPPSAKQKSAFAPVLRPQGSPSPVCPTSGGNSFRAMTGLVVPPM; encoded by the exons atgtttggaAGTCACGATCACTCGGACAGAAGCGTCATTGGATCGAAATCGCAAAGTTTTGAAGAAATGGATGCTGTTCGTTCCTGGGTGCGAAATGTCGGCGTTATTGATGCAAACATTGCGGCACAAAG CGGAGTGGCTTTATCTCGTGCTCACTTTGAGAAGCAGCCTCCCTCCAACCTCAGAAAATCCAACTTCTTCCATTATGTTCTGGCACTCTATGATCGTAATGGACAGCCCGTGGAGGTGGAGAGGACAGCTTTTGTTGACTTTGTGGAGCAGGACAAG GAACAGACGGGAGAAAAGACCAACAATGGGACTCATTACAAACTTCAGCTCCTCTATAGTAACG GCGTTCGCACAGAACAGGACCTTTACGCACGACTCATTGATTCAGTTACTAAACAG CCCATAACATATGAAGGACAGAACAAGAATCCAGAAATGTGCCGCGTTCTGCTGACTCATGAAGTCATGTGCAG TCGCTGTTGTGAGAAGAAAAGCTGCGGCAATCGCAACGAGACGCCGTCCGACCCCGTCATCATTGACAG ATTTTTCCTGAAGTTTTTCCTGAAATGCAATCAGAACTGTCTGAAGACAGCGGGAAACCCCAGAGACATGAGGAGATTTCAG GTGGCTTTGACCACTACGGTCAGCGTGGACGGTCCTGTTTTAGCCATTTCTGATAACATGTTTGTTCACAACAACTCCAAACATGGGCGCCGCGCACGCCGCGCGGATGCAGGCGAGGCGGTGGAGACCAACATGGAATACG CTACACCCTGTATCAAAGCCATCAGTCCGAGTGAGGGCTGGACTTCAGGAGGAGCTATGGTCATTGTCATTGGAGAAAACTTCTTTGATGGGCTTCAGGTGGTGTTCGGCAGCATGCTGGTGTGGAGTGAG TTGATCACTCCTCACGCTATCCGGGTTCAGACTCCTCCCCGACATATTCCAGGAGTTGTTGAAGTCACGCTGTCTTACAAATCAAAGCAGTTGTGTAAAGGAGCTCCGGGACGCTTCATTTACACAG CGCTGAATGAGCCGACCATCGACTACGGCTTCCAGAGACTTCAGAAGGTCATCCCTCGACATCCCGGTGACCCTGAAAAACTGGCAAAA GAAATGTTACTCAAGAGGGCGGCAGATGTTGTCGAGTCGCTCTACGGAAACTCCCCCAGCAATCAG GACATGTTACTGAAACGTGCCGCAGACATCGCCGAGGCCTTGTACAGCGTGCCTCGACCCCACAGCCAGCTCCAGGCCATGCCCAGCTCCCCCGTACACGGCAGCGTCATGGGTCTCAGCTCGTACCCCACACAGCTTGCCGTGAGCATCGGCGAATCCATGCAGAGCAGTGGCCAAG GTTACAACCGGAACTCCAACAGCCTGTCCCCGCGGGGTTACCAATCGGCCTCCACACCTCAGCATTCCACCTATGGGTCCAGCGGAGGGATGGGGGCCAGTTATGGGGCAGTTCCCATGAGCGGTCTGGGTATCCCGGGGTCGCCTGGCTTCAACAGTGCCTCTCCAAACAGCTCTCCTTATGCTA TCATGCCATCTAGCCCCACTGTACCAGGGTCGAGTTCATCCACCACCCTCCTGTCTTTCTCATCCTTCCCACCGTCTGCCAAACAAAAAAGTGCCTTCGCTCCTGTCCTGAGACCACAGGGTTCACCTTCACCCGTCTGTCCCACCTCAGGAGGAAACAGCTTCAGAG caATGACCGGCCTCGTGGTTCCCCCGATGTAG